The DNA sequence GCCTCGATCGATGCCGTTCGCAAGGTCCGCATCGGCGCGCTTCGCCTCGGCGAGCGCGCTCTCGGCGGTGACCGTGATGAACGCGCCGAGCTCGCGGTCGTGGCGAGCGATGCGATCGAGGCATGCGCGCACGAGATCGACCGACGAAGTACGGCGGGAATGGATGAGCGCGGATGCAGCCTGAAGCGGCAGCAGCGCGACGTCGCTCACGGCGCTGAATGGTAGGAGCGCCGTGACCGTATCGTGCTTGTCGTGAACGACCGCTCCTTCGTGCGCTTCGGCGGCCTTGCCGCCATCCTCCTTGCGCTGACGTCGTGGGCAGCCGTCGTCACGTACGCGACGCTCGCGCAGCCCGCACCCGACGCGCAGCCGAGTGAGCTGACGAAGGTGTTCCTCGGCCGCCAGATCTTCCAGTTCCTCTACGCGCTCGTCGCTTTCTGGGCCATGTTCGCCACCGTCGCGGTGTACTACCGGGTGCGCTCCGTGGGCGAGGCGTGGGCGTTCTTCGGAGCGCTCATCGGCATCGCGGCGTCCGTGGGCACGATGGTCGCCGCGATGTACGAGGTCGCGAACCTCCGTGAGGCCGCGCGCCTTGTCGGGCCCTCGCCGATCAATCCGCTCGGCGTGATGTCGTTCGGTCTCACCGGGCTGTGGTTCCTCATCGCGAACGTGCTCCTTTGGTGGACGACGACGCCGCGTGTCCTGGTGCTGCTCGGATTCATCGCGACGTTCGATCTCTTCGCGGGATTCGTCGCGGGACTGTCGGAGAACAACGGTGTCGTCTACCTCGCATCGCTCATCGCTGGCGCGATCGGCGGTCCGATCTACTGGCTCTGGCTCGGCCGGCTACTGCGTCGCGACGCCTAGCGCATGCGGTCGCTCGCGCGGCTCGCGTTCCTCGCCATCGGGATCCTCGTGGCCTACCTGGCCGCGCGCGACTGCGTGCCGTCCCGCGTCGTGTTGCCGTCGCCGACCGCCAGCGTCGCTGTGAGCAGCCCGTCGCCGACCCACTCCGTCACGCCGTCCGCGACCAGCACGCCGCAGTCGGCGTTCACGCTGACCGTGACGGATGCCGAGCTCACGAAGGCCGCGGCGTCCTCCTTCCCGCAGACGGTGAGCGGCGTGACCGTGCGTGACCCCGTCGTGAAGACGACGCCGAGCGGCGTCCGCCTGACGGCCACGGCGAACGTGTTCTTCGGGACGACGCAGTTCGTGATGATCGGAGCGCCGTACGCGAGCGCCGGCCGAGTTGCGGTGCGCGTGGACTCGGTCACCCTCGGCGGCCTTGCGTTACCCGACTCGGTGCGCGCGTCGACCGCCGCCGCGGTCGAGAGCGCGATCGGGCGGCTCGTTCCTTCCTCAGTGGACGTGCAGCGCGTGACGCTTGGAGATGGGACGGTCACGATCGAAGGCATCACGCAGCGCTAGCGTGCGAGCGGGTCGACCAGCTTTCCGAAGAGCTTCGCTTCCCAGTGGACATGCGGGCCCGTCGTCACGCCGGTCATACCGATGAGCGCGATCGGTTGGCCGCGGACCACACGTTGTCCGACGTTCACCAGCGCGCTCGAGGTGTGGTAGTAGCAGCTCTCCAGACCACCGCCATGTGCGACGCACACGCCGTTGCCGCCGAAGCTCTCCCAGCCGACCTTGCTCACCGTGCCGCCATCGGACGCGACCACGATCGCGCCGACCGGTGCCGCGACGTCGATCCCGGTGTGCGAGTACTGAAGGAATTGCGCGACGTCCCCTGCGACCGGACGGAGGAACCGCAGCTCGTCGTTCTCGATGCGGCCGAGCCGCGACTCGGCGTCCGGATCGCCGCGGAGATTCCATTCGTCGACCGACCAGGTGCCGCAGCGGTAGAGCTCGAGGCGCGTGGTGTCGAGCCGCTCGCGGCTCACCCCGGTGAAGTACCGGCCGTCCGGGCTGAAGACCCGCGCGCCGACGAGATTTGGCAGGGTCGCGCTGGCGCGCTCCTGCGGGGCGCCCCACACCGCGAACTTCTCAAACCGGTCGCCGGCCGGGACCGTCGACGACAAGCGTCCGACGAGAAGCGAGCGGCCGTCCGCCGTCCACGTCGCGACCGGACCGCTGAACCGGCTGAGCGGCGTGCTCTCCCTGCCACCATCGGGTCCGATGAGCTCGAGCCTATTCGGATACCGCACCAGGAGCGTGCTGCCCACCGGCGACCACTCCGTGTACGTCGCGCCGGGTGCGTCGATGAGGTCGACCTCGGCGGTCGCGGTATTTCCGATGTAGCGCTCGATCTTCCCGTCGTACGAGTAGCGCGTCAGTGTGAAGCGCCTTCCGTCGGCGCTGAAATAGACGTCGTCGAGTGGGTACGCGGGCTCGAAGTCTTTGTCGAACCGCGCGACGGTCCGTGTCTCGCCGTTCGCCCATTCGCGGATGTCACGCTTGTAGATGTACAGGAGCTTGTCGCCGACCCAGCGGACCTCGGGGATCGACATGAGGAGCTTCGCCTCGACCTTTCCCGCGTGGACCACGCGCAGGTCCTCATCGCGCGGCCAGTAGGAGAGGTACTTGCCCGTTCCGGACCACTCGGGCCGGATGCCGAAGCCGATCGGCGACAGCTCGCCGGTG is a window from the Candidatus Limnocylindria bacterium genome containing:
- a CDS encoding M23 family metallopeptidase; translation: MRAKLALAVLSLVLGAWMPAEPRSAAQVPDDPAGGWDAGLNCTGRVDLPLIQNVIEAKWSPDSRTLAVTAGQRTPSTTSPVGWKEDELIYTVNIRTGELSPIGFGIRPEWSGTGKYLSYWPRDEDLRVVHAGKVEAKLLMSIPEVRWVGDKLLYIYKRDIREWANGETRTVARFDKDFEPAYPLDDVYFSADGRRFTLTRYSYDGKIERYIGNTATAEVDLIDAPGATYTEWSPVGSTLLVRYPNRLELIGPDGGRESTPLSRFSGPVATWTADGRSLLVGRLSSTVPAGDRFEKFAVWGAPQERASATLPNLVGARVFSPDGRYFTGVSRERLDTTRLELYRCGTWSVDEWNLRGDPDAESRLGRIENDELRFLRPVAGDVAQFLQYSHTGIDVAAPVGAIVVASDGGTVSKVGWESFGGNGVCVAHGGGLESCYYHTSSALVNVGQRVVRGQPIALIGMTGVTTGPHVHWEAKLFGKLVDPLAR